attggcattgatcacgtttagaagaaatataagagaagtgatatttgtttggaataaattataaaagcaaaaagaagcaaaatatccatatattttggtgagaggagaaatatttttcaaaagttgttgatctgtacaacttgaaggattgataatatttttcttgaagagatgtcggaagaattaggaaaatcatcatatgactgtgacatctgcaaagagtcattcttagaaaaaagtaaattcaatcaacacaaacaattTCATGCAGGGGAAcaaccatatccctgtgatatttgtggtaaaccaTTCCCTCGAAGTGATAGCTTAACcagacacaagcgtattcatacatgtgagaaaccatatcactgtgatatctgtggtaaatcattctatcaCAGTGGTAACTTAACTGCTCACAAAcgggttcatacaggagagaagccatattcctgtgatatctgtggtaaatcattctctgttaacAGTAGCTTAACTATacataaacgtactcatacaggggacaaaccctatcactgtgatatctgtggtaaatcattctctgttcaCAGTAGCTTATTGAATCACAAATGGGTTCATggaggggagaaaccatatcactgtgatatctgtggtaaatcattctatcaaagcaataacttaactactcacaaaagggttcatacaggagagaagccatattcctgtgatatctgtggtaaatcactcTCTGCTGGCagtagcttaactaaacacaaacgtattcatacaggggaaaaaccatatcaatgtgatatctgtggtaaatcattctctcaaagcagcaGCTTAACcaatcacaaacgtgttcatacaagggagaaaccatattcttgtgatatctgtggtaaatcattctctcaaagcagcaGCTTAACCAATCAcatacgtatccatacaggagagagtCCGTATTCTTGTGTTATCTGTGGAAGATCATTCTCTGAAAGCAGCAGCTTAGCTaaacacaagcgtgttcatacaggggcGGAGCGATAaccttgtaatatctgtggtaaatcattctctcagaacagtgacttaactcaacacaaacgtattcatacaggcgagaaaccatacccctgtgatatctgtggtaaatctttctctcaacacagtgccttaactcaacacaaacgtatccatacagggtAGAAAACATactcctgtgatatctgtggtaagacaTTCTCTGCAAACAGTCACTTGactatacacaaatgcattcacactctagaaaaatcaattcacagtgatatctgtggcaaatcatttacacaaaatcatttctgatttAAACAGAAGTCTTTCCTTATGAAGTGGGTCCATAACACAGTGATATTTGTTGTATAATATTTCCTCAGAAGGACAAAGGACGTATCTTATAAAGACATCCACAGAATATAGAAACTATATGAATGCGACATCTATGGTAAATCTTTGACATGAAATCATCCATTATTgaatcaaaagagcattgacagaggaaggaaaacctatcactgtgatgttaaacctgaatcattctttcaaaatggtgaattgtttgtacacagtcctattaatatgaaagatataactgTAACCTAAGCTATTTGTGCTAAATCAATCTATGAAAATGgatcaattattgaaatgtaaatgcattcatacagaagaggaaccacgatgatgatgatgatcctcatcatttaaaattctcctattcatgcttctgtggatcagatggaattcattgatggagattttcTACATCTGGGTACCTTTCTTGTGACCAatactcacctgtttccaagcaaggaaatattttccctggTGAGGCATATATTACACAgaggactggaaatgaacaactgcACAAGTATGACGGTCACGATGGCCCTTTACGAACATCACATAATATCTGGACAAgggcaaatacacagacacatacacacacactcacataaactattgtatgtctgaagaatttctcatgggaaatatatgttacatgttttcTACACATCTAAAAGTTTATAATTactattaggaaatgaaacacatgtaatgctgaataaataatatcaaacttttcTCCGGTCTCCTTACGTGATTCGTAATTACCttgcaaaaaatattatccaaacctcccacaaaaataatgtacgtgtatatatgtaatcagaAGCTTGTTTGTTcaactggtgtatttatgttagtTAGAGTAGTGGGGTGAGGGGGAGGGAAAAGTAAAGGAAGGTGGTCTTATattaattctgcttgtcattacgtTACTTAGGTTGTCGGTAACACTTTCATGTGGTTGGAGAGAAAGGATAAGGCCATGAGTGGGACGGGAAGAGAGAGAAGCGTGCATGACGTGATAGGGGGACATATTTAGTTGAAGGTTGTGATATAGAGGagagttagaaatataattttagaagGTGGGTGGTGTCCTGATGGAGAGgttaaagaaagatagagagagacaaatgatggtggtggttgtgatggtgaataCAGAgtgaaaagtaatattttttttttacttgaactaagtttttttatAACACCTacaaattgaaatgtgtattggctcTCTGACCCATCACCTTGGCTTAGAAGTTACCACTGATGTGGTTTTCAAAGTAAGCCATGTTACATTAAATTCTGacccctatattttacatataaggtAATTTTTTTAGTATACACTTCTCATGTTTTAGATAAGAAATTGTgcccatgtaaattttaaaatgtaatttttttctgttaatgaggaaactggaaaaatatgagcgaatatttattttatgattgctgtgtctataaaattgtgcacaaagtgtattaagtaattaccgtattccaatttccttcagttttcagtgaatagcagatgagcgactatcttttgatgCAGACACAATACAGGCTCCACTTTAGAGTGTTTTGGTTTCAGGAATAACCCAATACATTGCCTCACTAGACACCGAGgccatgactagtgaccgggaccatTTGTTTTTGGATAATGGATAAACagctaaaagattatataaatatatatttataaaattaaagatttaaaTCTGTACAAGATGCAAAGCATAAAGAAAAGAATTCAATTAAGAATGCATCTGGTGaaagaatattggtttaaaaaacaTACGACATAAAGATGATAACAATGAAGACTATAAGGAATATGAGGGAGATAGGGTGAATCCTTTCTTTTTGACAATGGCTgggcattgtcttgttggaaGACTAATGCTTTTCTGTTGGTAATCTCCAGCCGcagttctttgatatattttggttcaaattagccagTTAATGACAGAACACATCAGAATTAATGGTCTGGTTTTATGGGAGAAGGTCATAATAAACAATGCCTTTATGATTCCACCAAACACAAAGCACAGGTTTGTTGCCATGGATATTCATCTTTGGTTGCTTGGGGGATATTTCTGCAAACTCCAGGATCAGTTTTGCACAACATTAAACATGCAATCTATTTTTCATCTCCCGTCACAAGTCGTTTCCAAAAAAGGGCatgctttctttccatttcaaaaGCATATCCCAAACGGAATACTGGTCCCAGCAATTCTCTTCTGAGAGTTTCAAGCACCCATATATTAAAGCAAAGAGTAAGatagaaagagggacagagaagCGTACATGATATGTGATAGGGGGAACATGATATTTATTACATGATTAAAAAAGTTagcaatataattttagcagagtggtgatgttctgatggtgagatttgaggcacaaagagagagagagatgatggttgtggtagagGAAATGGTGATGGACAGTGCATAGTTAAAAGTAATTGGCCTTTTAATTGAACAAAGTTTTTTATATCACGTATTTGCAGAATCGTATGAATTAACCTGTAAAAAGTACAAAATCACAATAATTTGATATTTCACCCCCTTTTTTACAtgaacaaaatgacagcttccaaatattgttttctaaatgggtaagaatgatcaaactttaaaccatagtaactttaaaaaaaaatttttttgtggaAGAAGCAAATTAACTGATGGATCTCAGCATGGAAAATTATAGGGATACCTCAATTACTGAAATTTTCACTACACTCGAACATTTCCACACGTGGCcgcaaaaaggaaaagatctgattgggttgatgataataacaatcatagtGATGGAGCCGAATATTGAAGAAATCTCTTTCACAAAATACCAAATCTATTAAAGTAGTGCCGCAATTCTTTAAAGACTGGAGTTAGTTGCCGTTGTTCATCATAAAAACTCTTCTTAATTAAGtgtatttcttgttcttgtttctcacgcaccttgattgtttgatcagttccacttgacagctgatatttaagagaaaatccaatcaaatatatacaaatgattggtAATTAAGTGTCCaaagaaacaaatacagcatttacgATTATGTGgacctgaaaaatattaattaacgttTGTTATAGAAACctagaaattctcttgaagctgtcgtTGTCCACTCTGACTCCAGTTCTCACATCTtcctccttcactctttctctccatatctattactatgtaagtatttatttaaacatttctattatatatgtgtcgtattatgtacatttatttgtttcgatgtgttgAGAAAGTTAAAAGGAAAAATCTCTCACTAAGACGAAATTATACGAAAGGCTgtaattttaatactttcattgtgttgtcgttttcttttagacatttcattgcacttttggttattttctaaattatttgtaaaaacgtTGGATCAATCCCTTGTTTAGAtaacatttatctttctttctaacgTGTAAATTTGACAATTTCGTTAAATGCAGGAAAATTA
The window above is part of the Octopus sinensis linkage group LG28, ASM634580v1, whole genome shotgun sequence genome. Proteins encoded here:
- the LOC118768303 gene encoding zinc finger protein 239-like, coding for MRTFLVIKYFVYEKYGVTRIMYLMTYYTLHLGKSSYDCDICKESFLEKSKFNQHKQFHAGEQPYPCDICGKPFPRSDSLTRHKRIHTCEKPYHCDICGKSFYHSGNLTAHKRVHTGEKPYSCDICGKSFSVNSSLTIHKRTHTGDKPYHCDICGKSFSVHSSLLNHKWVHGGEKPYHCDICGKSFYQSNNLTTHKRVHTGEKPYSCDICGKSLSPYQCDICGKSFSQSSSLTNHKRVHTREKPYSCDICGKSFSQSSSLTNHIRIHTGESPYSCVICGRSFSESSSLAKHKRVHTGAER